A region from the Aegilops tauschii subsp. strangulata cultivar AL8/78 chromosome 5, Aet v6.0, whole genome shotgun sequence genome encodes:
- the LOC109774126 gene encoding photosystem I chlorophyll a/b-binding protein 6, chloroplastic codes for MATPLPTGSFSACRLQPRIRALHATKPPVQNAGAAAAAAACAPVRRGSSHRTGATKSSLSTVCEPLGPDRPVWFPGTAPPPWLDGSLPGDFGFDPLGFGSEPESLRWFAQAELMHGRWAMLAAAGILVPEVLHKWGFMEEFSWYTAGEREYFADPWTLFVTQMALMGWVEGRRWMDYLNPGSVDIEPRFPNRKNPTPDVGYPGGLWFDWGNWGRGSPEPVMVLRTKEIKNGRLAMLAFVGFWFQAVYTGQGPLDNLFAHLADPGHCNIFSAFTSH; via the exons ATGGCGACTCCTCTGCCCACCGGCTCATTCTCAGCATGTCGCCTCCAACCAAG GATCCGGGCGTTGCATGCCACTAAGCCGCCGGTGCAGAATGCTGgcgcggcagcggcagcggcagcgtGCGCTCCCGTCCGGCGGGGCAGCAGCCACCGTACTGGCGCGACCAAGAGCAGCCTGTCCACGGTGTGCGAGCCGCTGGGGCCCGACCGGCCCGTCTGGTTCCCCGGCACCGCCCCTCCGCCGTGGCTCGACGGCAG CCTTCCGGGAGACTTCGGATTTGATCCTCTGGGATTCGGATCGGAGCCGGAGTCGCTGCGGTGGTTCGCGCAGGCGGAGCTGATGCACGGCCGGTGGGCGATGCTGGCGGCGGCCGGGATCCTGGTCCCGGAGGTCCTGCACAAGTGGGGCTTCATGGAGGAGTTCTCCTGGTACACGGCCGGCGAGCGCGAGTACTTCGCGGACCCGTGGACGCTCTTCGTGACGCAGATGGCGCTCATGGGGTGGGTGGAGGGCCGGCGGTGGATGGACTACCTCAACCCGGGGTCCGTGGACATCGAGCCGCGGTTCCCCAACCGCAAGAACCCCACCCCGGACGTGGGGTACCCGGGGGGCCTGTGGTTCGACTGGGGCAACTGGGGCCGCGGCTCGCCGGAGCCCGTCATGGTGCTCCGCACCAAGGAGATCAAGAACGGCCGCCTCGCCATGCTCGCCTTCGTCGGCTTCTGGTTCCAGGCCGTCTACACCGGCCAGGGCCCCCTCGACAACCTCTTCGCGCACCTCGCCGACCCCGGCCACTGCAACATCTTCTCG GCGTTCACGTCCCACTGA